In bacterium, one DNA window encodes the following:
- a CDS encoding phage integrase N-terminal SAM-like domain-containing protein, with protein MNELQRLKQLQQQIVNPTIEGVPQIDALEQMQLRMLGDMQLQGLAERTQESYVRGIRKLAEHDGKGPDQISDEEIWEYFMLWGPTKTQARTAPLLEQNPCGHGSSARTRPDA; from the coding sequence ATGAATGAACTACAGCGTTTAAAACAGCTTCAACAACAAATTGTCAACCCAACAATAGAAGGAGTACCACAAATAGATGCTCTGGAGCAAATGCAATTGCGGATGCTTGGAGATATGCAATTGCAAGGCCTGGCAGAGCGGACGCAAGAATCGTATGTGCGAGGGATCCGGAAATTAGCGGAGCATGACGGAAAGGGACCGGATCAGATCAGCGATGAGGAAATATGGGAGTATTTTATGTTGTGGGGCCCAACGAAAACGCAGGCACGAACCGCCCCGTTGCTCGAACAAAACCCGTGTGGGCACGGAAGTTCTGCACGGACCCGCCCCGATGCTTGA
- a CDS encoding DinB family protein, with the protein MMEDDDGMDCLDLLEETPAILRGLMRELNHDDAEWKPAPDRFSVAEVLAHLSHSEGHCYRMRVDRFLSEELPEFEPDDAQMYLDLYKGADAEDAFDHFEEQRETNIEFLRSLPRAAGERRAMHQAAGEITLQQMLHEWAMHDLGHIRQVAELVRAGKHWQAAGKLGESYKLRP; encoded by the coding sequence ATGATGGAAGATGACGATGGGATGGATTGCCTCGACCTGCTCGAGGAGACGCCGGCGATTCTGCGCGGTTTGATGCGTGAGCTCAATCATGACGACGCTGAGTGGAAGCCGGCGCCGGATCGCTTCTCGGTGGCCGAGGTGCTGGCGCACCTTTCGCATAGCGAAGGCCACTGCTATCGCATGCGGGTGGATCGCTTTCTGAGCGAAGAACTGCCGGAGTTCGAACCGGACGATGCGCAGATGTATCTGGATCTTTATAAGGGCGCCGATGCAGAGGATGCCTTCGATCATTTCGAGGAGCAGCGCGAGACGAATATCGAGTTCCTGCGCTCACTGCCGCGCGCCGCTGGGGAACGGCGTGCCATGCACCAGGCTGCGGGCGAAATCACACTCCAGCAGATGCTCCACGAGTGGGCGATGCACGATCTGGGGCACATTCGTCAGGTGGCTGAACTGGTGCGGGCAGGCAAGCACTGGCAGGCCGCGGGAAAGCTGGGGGAATCTTACAAGCTACGCCCGTAG